The following are encoded together in the Pyramidobacter piscolens W5455 genome:
- the hslU gene encoding ATP-dependent protease ATPase subunit HslU translates to MLLTEEMKNLVPSAIVQYLDRYIIGQEKAKRAVAVALRNRLRRRKLPEDLAQEIAPKNILMVGPTGVGKTEIARRLADLVNAPFVKVEATKFTEVGYVGRDVESMVRDLVENAMQMVKKRMIAGVQSVAFEHAQERLVDYLLPVRKSSSAAGIPTFLNYLKKEQAEQPEDAAPEESPAVRQSTRERMLNMLKGGKLDEREVEIDVQESSSPIASFGNGEMGGIGINISEMLGGMMPKKSKKRRMKVKDALRVLQAEEAEKLIDIEAATQEALDKAQQEGIIFIDEIDKIVSRGRGGGPDVSREGVQRDLLPIVEGCSVTTKYGQVKTDHIFFIAAGAFHDAKPSDLVPELQGRLPIRVELTALGKEELRRILIEPRHSLIHQSVALIETEGLELRFTDEAVEEIAAMAERMNLEMENIGARRLHTILEQLLEEISFSAPERTGEAIEIDKSFVVKKLEPLVGDKDLRRYLL, encoded by the coding sequence ATGCTTCTGACGGAAGAGATGAAAAATCTGGTGCCCTCGGCCATCGTGCAGTACCTCGACCGCTATATCATCGGGCAGGAGAAGGCGAAACGCGCCGTGGCCGTCGCTCTGAGGAATCGCCTCAGACGCCGCAAGCTGCCCGAAGATCTTGCGCAGGAGATCGCGCCGAAAAACATTTTGATGGTCGGCCCCACCGGCGTGGGCAAAACGGAGATCGCCCGGCGCCTTGCCGATCTTGTCAACGCGCCGTTTGTGAAAGTGGAAGCGACGAAATTCACCGAAGTCGGCTATGTGGGACGCGACGTTGAATCGATGGTCCGCGACCTCGTGGAAAACGCCATGCAGATGGTCAAGAAACGGATGATCGCCGGCGTCCAGTCCGTGGCGTTTGAACACGCGCAGGAGCGGCTGGTGGATTATCTGCTTCCGGTGAGAAAAAGCTCGTCTGCGGCGGGGATCCCGACATTCCTGAATTATCTCAAGAAAGAACAGGCGGAACAGCCGGAAGATGCGGCGCCGGAAGAGAGCCCGGCGGTGCGCCAGAGTACGCGCGAACGCATGCTGAACATGCTGAAAGGCGGCAAACTGGACGAACGCGAAGTGGAAATCGACGTGCAGGAAAGTTCCAGTCCCATCGCTTCTTTTGGCAACGGCGAAATGGGCGGCATCGGCATCAACATTTCCGAGATGTTGGGCGGCATGATGCCGAAAAAGAGCAAAAAACGCCGCATGAAGGTGAAAGACGCGCTTCGCGTCCTCCAGGCCGAGGAAGCGGAGAAACTCATCGACATCGAAGCCGCCACGCAGGAAGCTTTGGACAAAGCGCAGCAGGAAGGGATCATTTTCATCGACGAGATCGACAAGATCGTCTCGCGAGGGCGCGGCGGCGGTCCGGACGTCAGCCGCGAAGGTGTGCAGCGGGATCTGCTTCCGATCGTCGAAGGCTGTTCCGTCACTACGAAATACGGTCAGGTGAAAACGGATCATATTTTCTTTATCGCCGCCGGCGCCTTTCACGATGCCAAGCCCTCCGACCTCGTTCCCGAACTTCAGGGACGGCTGCCCATCCGCGTCGAACTGACGGCGCTTGGAAAAGAAGAATTGCGCCGTATCCTGATCGAACCGCGGCACAGCCTGATCCATCAGTCGGTCGCCCTGATCGAAACCGAAGGGCTTGAACTGCGTTTTACCGACGAAGCGGTGGAAGAGATCGCGGCGATGGCCGAAAGAATGAATCTGGAGATGGAGAATATCGGGGCGCGCCGGCTACACACCATTCTGGAGCAGCTTTTGGAAGAAATCAGCTTTTCCGCCCCCGAACGGACAGGTGAAGCGATTGAAATCGACAAGTCTTTCGTTGTAAAGAAACTTGAACCACTTGTTGGCGATAAGGATCTGCGGCGGTATCTGCTTTAA
- a CDS encoding transglycosylase SLT domain-containing protein — MRMRRPLFWRGLLLFLLASQACWQARAAVEPAGQARQSLAPVPSAKRVQKAKTDAASYIFRYYNSSLSMDKANEYARYVMEASGRFSVDPALITAIIVKESRVKANAHSKYAVGLMQVYWKLHRSTIMAQFPHIRTEKILMEPRNNIMVGTWIFSRYMAHCKGNVTKALRRYLGSQANRYVALVTKYRGHYTERVLLNLQHASKRAVS; from the coding sequence ATGAGGATGAGACGCCCTTTGTTTTGGAGAGGCTTGTTGCTGTTCCTGCTCGCCTCTCAAGCATGCTGGCAAGCAAGGGCGGCTGTCGAACCTGCAGGTCAGGCGAGACAGTCTCTGGCCCCCGTGCCTTCCGCGAAACGCGTGCAGAAGGCGAAAACTGATGCGGCTTCCTATATTTTCCGTTACTACAACAGCTCTTTGAGCATGGATAAAGCGAATGAGTACGCCCGTTATGTCATGGAAGCGTCGGGCCGTTTCTCGGTGGATCCTGCGTTGATCACTGCTATAATTGTCAAAGAATCGCGCGTTAAGGCCAACGCGCATTCCAAGTACGCGGTCGGTCTGATGCAGGTCTATTGGAAACTGCACCGCAGTACGATCATGGCTCAATTTCCCCATATCCGTACAGAAAAGATATTGATGGAGCCTCGCAATAACATAATGGTTGGTACATGGATCTTTTCCAGGTACATGGCACACTGCAAGGGGAACGTTACAAAGGCGCTGAGGCGGTATCTGGGATCTCAGGCTAATCGTTATGTGGCATTAGTCACGAAATATCGAGGGCATTACACTGAGAGAGTCCTGTTGAATCTGCAACACGCTTCGAAACGGGCTGTTTCTTAG
- the trmFO gene encoding methylenetetrahydrofolate--tRNA-(uracil(54)-C(5))-methyltransferase (FADH(2)-oxidizing) TrmFO — MQPVVIAGGGLAGSEAAWQLVRRGIPVHMFEMRPVVSSPAHRTDKLGELVCSNSLGSDSGDSAAGLLKEELRALDSLIMKSADAHSVPAGKALAVDRERFSQFITDTLMKDPLFTLTRREVAEIPDGPCIIASGPLTSPALAAKLQTLFGQDYLYFYDAVAPVIELESVDMSVAYRKDRYADGEGGDYINCPMDERQYQTFYEALIAAERAPLHDFEGKAEYFEGCMPVEAIASRGRDTLRFGPLRPVGLNDPRTGKRPYAVVQIRQDNAEGTLYNLVGFQTNLRWGEQQRVFRLIPGLERAEFVRMGVMHRNIYVDAPRCLDGCLRPRGMESLFLAGQMTGVEGYVESTAMGAVAALGVFSFLNGLPQPQWPVESAIGALLFRLKDATNPRFAPTNANMGIFPPLDEKIKSRKERHEKILSRGRLKFLQFKANSALFFSGPGEE; from the coding sequence ATGCAGCCCGTCGTCATCGCCGGCGGCGGTCTGGCCGGTTCCGAAGCGGCATGGCAGCTTGTGCGGCGGGGAATCCCCGTGCATATGTTCGAGATGCGTCCGGTCGTCTCGAGCCCGGCTCACCGTACCGACAAGCTGGGCGAACTGGTCTGCAGCAATTCGCTGGGCTCCGACAGCGGCGACTCCGCGGCGGGGCTTCTCAAAGAGGAGCTCCGCGCCCTCGACAGCCTGATCATGAAATCCGCCGACGCGCATTCAGTGCCTGCGGGAAAAGCGCTTGCCGTGGACCGCGAACGGTTCTCGCAGTTTATCACCGATACGCTGATGAAAGATCCCCTTTTTACGCTGACCCGCCGGGAAGTTGCCGAAATTCCCGACGGCCCCTGCATCATCGCCAGCGGTCCCTTGACGTCCCCGGCGCTGGCGGCAAAGCTCCAGACGCTGTTCGGGCAGGATTATCTCTATTTTTACGACGCCGTCGCCCCGGTGATCGAGCTGGAGTCAGTCGACATGTCCGTCGCGTACCGCAAAGACCGCTATGCCGACGGCGAAGGCGGCGATTACATCAACTGCCCGATGGACGAACGGCAGTATCAAACGTTTTATGAGGCTCTGATCGCGGCCGAAAGAGCTCCGCTGCACGATTTCGAAGGAAAGGCGGAATACTTCGAAGGCTGCATGCCGGTCGAAGCCATCGCTTCGCGCGGGCGCGACACGCTTCGTTTCGGCCCGCTGCGTCCCGTCGGGCTGAACGATCCCCGCACGGGGAAGCGCCCTTACGCTGTCGTGCAGATCCGTCAGGACAACGCCGAAGGCACGCTCTACAACCTTGTCGGTTTTCAGACCAACCTGCGCTGGGGAGAGCAGCAAAGAGTTTTTCGCCTGATCCCCGGGCTCGAACGTGCCGAGTTCGTGCGAATGGGCGTCATGCATCGCAATATTTACGTCGACGCGCCGCGCTGCCTCGACGGCTGCCTGCGGCCCCGGGGGATGGAATCCCTTTTTCTGGCGGGGCAGATGACGGGTGTGGAAGGCTACGTGGAAAGCACGGCGATGGGGGCCGTCGCCGCGCTGGGCGTTTTTTCCTTCCTGAACGGGCTGCCTCAGCCGCAATGGCCTGTGGAAAGCGCCATCGGCGCGCTGCTTTTCAGGCTGAAGGACGCCACCAATCCCCGCTTCGCCCCGACGAACGCGAATATGGGGATTTTCCCGCCTCTGGATGAAAAAATCAAAAGCCGTAAAGAACGCCATGAGAAAATTTTAAGCCGCGGGCGCCTTAAATTCTTGCAGTTTAAGGCAAACAGCGCCTTGTTTTTTTCTGGACCGGGCGAAGAATGA
- the hslV gene encoding ATP-dependent protease subunit HslV: MSQNVTIHGTTIVCVRKNGQVAMGGDGQMTLGNQIIKAGTKKVRKLYDGNVLVGFAGATADAMTLMELFEKKLQEYSGNLMRASVELAKMWRTDRMLQKLEAMLLVADREHTILLSGAGDVIEPENDAASVGSGSGYALAAARAYLDVSSLDAAEIAKRSLLIASEICIYTDNILTVEVL, translated from the coding sequence ATGTCTCAGAATGTGACGATTCACGGCACGACGATCGTCTGCGTGCGCAAGAACGGGCAAGTCGCCATGGGCGGCGACGGACAGATGACTCTGGGCAACCAGATCATCAAGGCGGGGACGAAAAAGGTCCGCAAACTTTACGACGGCAATGTCCTCGTCGGGTTTGCCGGCGCGACTGCCGACGCGATGACGCTGATGGAACTTTTTGAGAAAAAATTGCAGGAATACAGCGGAAACCTGATGAGGGCATCCGTTGAGCTGGCCAAAATGTGGCGGACCGACCGCATGCTGCAGAAGCTGGAGGCTATGTTGCTCGTTGCCGATCGGGAACATACGATCCTGCTCTCTGGCGCCGGGGACGTGATCGAGCCGGAAAACGACGCGGCTTCCGTCGGTTCCGGTTCGGGATACGCCCTGGCGGCGGCCCGGGCGTATCTGGACGTTTCGTCCCTCGACGCGGCGGAAATAGCGAAGCGTTCTCTGCTGATCGCTTCCGAGATTTGTATTTATACCGACAATATCCTCACGGTGGAGGTCCTGTGA
- a CDS encoding tyrosine recombinase XerC — MSEVSMNGQLDSFLEYLRNNKASSENTVTNYAVDLAQFADFVENQETGPLEITTPLIRAFLRSLAGFGYANSSIARKLSAVKAFELYLLEKGLIAADPAASIRSPRLPERLPRALSRDGIERLIQEAWKIKPCLRNGTILEVMYGCGVRVAELVSLRWDDVDVDERWLKVRGKGDKERLVPFGRYAKEALTRWKAECLPEPGFLFPGKGGAAITVRTVHRLVVQAARNAGLENVTPHSVRHSFATHMLEGGASLNVLQELLGHESLLTTQRYLKVTPGHLRDSYMAAHPRSGEEE, encoded by the coding sequence ATGTCTGAGGTCTCAATGAACGGCCAGCTGGATTCTTTCCTTGAATATTTGCGGAACAATAAGGCCAGTTCCGAAAACACCGTGACGAATTATGCGGTCGATCTCGCGCAGTTTGCCGACTTTGTCGAGAATCAAGAGACGGGCCCTCTTGAGATTACGACGCCGCTGATCCGCGCGTTCCTGCGCTCGCTCGCCGGTTTTGGATATGCCAACTCTTCCATTGCGCGAAAACTTTCCGCCGTAAAGGCGTTTGAGCTTTATCTTCTTGAAAAGGGGCTCATCGCGGCCGATCCCGCGGCGTCGATTCGCAGCCCCCGGCTTCCCGAACGGCTGCCGAGAGCCCTGTCGCGAGACGGGATCGAGCGCCTGATCCAGGAAGCGTGGAAAATAAAACCCTGTCTGCGCAACGGCACGATCCTCGAAGTGATGTACGGCTGCGGCGTCCGCGTGGCGGAGCTGGTCTCTCTGCGCTGGGACGACGTCGACGTAGACGAACGCTGGCTCAAGGTCAGGGGCAAAGGCGACAAGGAGCGTCTCGTCCCGTTTGGGCGTTATGCCAAGGAAGCGTTGACCCGATGGAAAGCCGAATGTCTCCCGGAACCGGGATTCCTTTTCCCGGGGAAAGGCGGCGCCGCCATCACGGTGCGGACGGTGCACCGGCTTGTGGTCCAGGCCGCGCGCAACGCCGGGCTTGAAAACGTCACGCCGCACTCCGTGCGCCACAGCTTTGCCACGCATATGCTGGAAGGCGGGGCTTCGCTGAACGTCCTCCAAGAACTGCTGGGGCACGAAAGCCTGCTGACGACGCAGCGCTATTTGAAGGTCACTCCCGGTCACCTGAGAGACAGCTATATGGCGGCTCATCCAAGATCGGGAGAGGAGGAATGA
- the codY gene encoding GTP-sensing pleiotropic transcriptional regulator CodY, producing the protein MRRSYAKEKLPEGLNGAVDSVEMHELLEKTRQVGRAMQGRREGTRPDYNKLARLLCEFSTANVYVLSREGQILGYAWVNEYHSEAIASFIEQGYMPESFVEKLSQQRETVLSKADGALFDDQAESVADKTALYVPIYGASERLGTLVLARFASNFSTQDLVLAEYLATLVGIEILHDRSRQIEELARERLVVNMAMKALSYSEIDAINHIITRLKELSAEKNAGFRKENNECEGVVIASKIADHVGVTRSVIVNALRKLESAGIIESRSLGMKGTFIKVLSPLFVDELASKFKRTE; encoded by the coding sequence ATGAGACGCTCATATGCAAAAGAAAAGTTGCCCGAAGGTTTAAACGGCGCAGTCGACAGTGTCGAGATGCATGAACTGCTTGAGAAAACGCGTCAGGTCGGGAGAGCGATGCAGGGCCGTCGCGAAGGGACGCGCCCCGATTACAACAAGCTGGCACGCTTGTTATGCGAATTTTCGACCGCGAACGTTTACGTTTTGAGCAGAGAAGGACAGATCCTGGGATACGCATGGGTGAACGAATACCACAGCGAAGCCATTGCCTCCTTTATCGAGCAAGGCTATATGCCCGAAAGCTTTGTGGAAAAGCTGTCGCAGCAGAGGGAGACCGTACTGAGCAAAGCCGATGGGGCGCTTTTTGATGACCAGGCAGAGAGCGTGGCTGATAAGACGGCTCTCTATGTGCCGATCTATGGAGCTTCGGAGCGGCTTGGGACGCTTGTACTGGCGCGTTTCGCGAGCAACTTCTCAACCCAGGACCTCGTTCTGGCCGAATATCTGGCGACACTGGTCGGCATTGAAATCCTGCATGACCGTTCCCGGCAGATCGAAGAGCTTGCCCGCGAACGTCTTGTTGTAAATATGGCCATGAAGGCCCTTTCGTATTCTGAAATTGACGCGATCAACCACATCATCACGCGGCTCAAGGAGCTCTCGGCCGAAAAGAACGCCGGTTTCAGAAAAGAGAACAACGAATGCGAAGGGGTCGTCATCGCCAGCAAGATCGCCGATCACGTCGGGGTGACCCGCAGCGTGATCGTCAACGCGCTGCGTAAGCTCGAGAGCGCCGGAATTATTGAAAGCCGCAGTTTGGGCATGAAAGGCACTTTCATCAAAGTGCTGAGTCCCTTGTTCGTGGATGAGCTCGCTTCCAAATTCAAGCGCACGGAATAG